The following DNA comes from Methanosarcina vacuolata Z-761.
TTGTAACAAACAGGGATGAGATTTCCAGCCTGGAAGCCGAGGAGAAGGCAGTACATCTTGCTTTTAGACCTTCGGACCGAGACCTTTTCAGTCTGGTTAAGGCATGTCCTGAGATTGAGTTACTTCAGCTTCCCGCGTCTTCCTACGAAGGACTCTCTAAATTTATCAAGATGTATCTTTCTTCTTCAGGTATTCATCTGGTAAAAGGGGATGTCAGCGGGCACTGGCATGATCTTAACAATTACTTTGTAATACCCGCTTATGTGCTTGAAAAAATAAATGAACTTAAAGTCCAGGGAAGATCTGAAGAAGAAATAATATGTGAGATTACACATATAAGAAAAATTAGCCCTGATATGATTCTTCACTTACTTCACAGCTCTTTTCTGACATCAGGCCCTGAGCGGCCGCGAATGAACAAAGTTTAAATAGAAGAATTCTGGCTTTTCTTCAGTGGGTTTACAGGCGTTTCCACCACTTTTTTGAGGCTTTTTGTTCTTCTATCTGCCTTAACCCCTCGGATGCTAGTTTTTGCTGCATTTTATATTTCCGGTTTTCCTCACTAACCCTCGAAAAAGCTTCTTCTTTACTTGCAAGGGTTCCTTTTAACTGTTTTATAAACTCTTCTTTTTCTCTGAGCTGAATTGCCAGTTTTTCTTCTCCTTCAAAGGCCGAGAGCTGTTTCTCAAGTTTTTTTACTTTTTCTTCTGCTGTTGTAAGCATAGTTTCCATAGTGCTTATTTTTCTTTCTTTCAAGGTAAGTTTCTCTTCAATTTTTTTCATCTCTTCAACCCTTGTAATAACCTCTTCAGCCAGGGTCTTAAGATCTTTATCTTTTATGGAAATGCTTTCCTCGAGTTTTTCAATCTCTCTTTCTTTCGCTGAAAGTTTCTCTGTAAGGATCTTTACGTTTTCTACTTTTTCCCGGAGTTCCTTAGTAAGACCTTCAATCTCATCTTCTTTTTCTGTAATTCTGGACTCAAGGTGTTTTTCGTCTTCACTTTTTTCCGTAAACTTTTCCTGAAGGGCTTGCAGTTCCGAATCCTTCTCAAGGAGAAGTTTTTCACGTGCTTCAATTTCTGTTCTCAGACTGCCGATTTCTTCTTCCCTGTCTATAACCTGTTCGTCAAGCTCTTTTATTTTCTGGCTTTTTTCCTTAAGTTCGGCTTCCAGGTCTCTCGTTTCTATCGGCTTGCTGTCAGGCTGAGTATAAACAGTATTTATTTCTGAGCTCTCTTTGTCCTCTTCTACAATAAAAGCTGGAGACATTTCATTTTCACTCTCAGAAGTATGCAGCTCTTTTTCCTCGGAAAGGAGCACGATCTGTCCCCGGGTGTTTTCACAAATTTCAGCCCAGGCAAGGATGGAAGCTACAGGGACAGTTCTCTTAAGTACGAGATCGCCTATCCTGCAGCCGTAAACTTTACTGGCAATGTAACCTTCCAGGGTATCAAGACCAAGATTTTGATCCCCCAACCTTGAGTTTGTTGCGTTTCCTTTCTTTACTTTCCCGCCATTTTCCTTTATACAATTGACAGCTTCGGTAAAGATTTCCCAGGGGAGAAATGGTTCTTTTTTCAGGTTGTCAACATAGACTCCATCCATTTCGGATCGGGCTTCAAAGAATTTTTTCCCGCTCATCAGCGGAATCTTTGCCGGATTTCCTTTCTTATCGAATTGACTCTTTATTTTTGAGATAACAGGATCTTCCATGCATGAGCCTCTTCAAATGATATCTGAAGTATATTGAACATGGCATTTTATAAAAGTTGTGTGATTTTGCCGGGAACCTGGATTAATTTAATTTCATAAACGTTTAAAATATATTAAAATTGCCCTGACCTGACGAAAATGAAATTATCTCCAACAAAATTCGGGATTTTTTATGGATTTTGTTCTTGAGGCAGCCACAAAATTTCTCAAATATTTCTTTAAGTTTTTCTAAAAACACTGTTACACATATTGATTTTTATTATTTAGATGGAGTTTTTGCAAAAACGCCTGATAAAACACAAATAAAAATATCTTTTAAATGAGTTCAGTAATTATAGAAAAATATTTAATGAAGAATTTTTTACTATCAAGTGAAAAAATAGATACATCTGGAGGTTAAACTTTGAAAATAAGGGTTGTGAGTTCAAGAGAAGAAATCTTTACACTGAATCCAAATGAGAGAATAGTACATCTGGCTTTTAGGCCTTCAAACAAGGATATATTTTCATTGGTTGAGAACTGTCCAAAGATTGAAGTTATACAGCTTCCTAAATCTTACAGGCGTACAGTCTCAAAATCCATAGAAATGTTCCTTGAAATGCAGCGTATCCAGCTTATCGAAGGCGATGTCTGGGGCCACAGGAAGGACATAAACGAGTATTATCGTATTCCTTCATCAATAATTGAGGAAATCAGAGAGCTGAAAACTGAAGGTAAATCTACTGAAGCCATCGAGGAAAAGGTCTCAAGAGAAAGCAAACTTAATCCTGAGATGGTTGCTTACATCCTTAGAAAAGATGTTACAGCCTGAGAGGCTGAAGCAGTAGCTTTAACTTCTCCTCATTTTTCTTTCTTTTTTATATTTTGTTTACTATTGTTTTACGATTTGTATTCTTTTTATAAGCTCATTATTTCTTCAAAATATGCTTTTTTTATAATTTGAGGCTCTTATAATTATGATCTTTTTTACTTTTTTACTTCCCAAACATATTTAATTTTATTATTCCATAACTTTTAATACTTATAAAATTTTATTTTCTTTTTATTTGTTATACTCTTCTATTTTATCTAACAGTGCTTTCGAATCTTTTGTAGACCTTAATGGTATAACTTATTTAATAGAAAAAGCGTAATTTTCTGCTGAATTAGCAAGTTCTCATTGGTGTTTTTGATTAATGCAAATAGTTCCAGTGCCGAGACAAACTAAATTTCTTTTGAATAAGCGAAAGGAAAAATTCTCATGAACATTTTCTCAATTATAGAGACTTTTTAATATCTTCTGAGATCCTCAATTTGATAGTGATTCTACTGGCAGTTGACAGCCATCATTCAAAAACCAGAAAATAATGAAAAGTCTCTAAAATATACAGAACTTTATGCCATAGCATATGAAAATGGATTGACATTACAAGATGCGGTCTTGATTGAAACTCATCTTATCCATAGGGAATGGAGAAGATACGAATAAATTTATGAGTCTGATTATTGGATCTTTCCGAATTTCAGATTCTTCTAAAATTGTTGGTTGCCTACTAAACAGCTAATATTTGGGATATTTTTTTTCTACAATCCGAGTTGAAATTTCATTTTTTGCTTGAAACCGATGGATTCCAGTTATACGGGGGTGGGATCAGGGACAAAGGATGCTATCAAGCTTTCCCTGAAAAACAAACATGATATTCTTTGAATAACATGCACAACCAATGAAAATGCTTGCGGATGGCAGCATTTTCATGCTAAATATAAATTGATCAATTTTCATCATCAATTTTCTGCAATATTGAAATATACTCATTTTCTATATTTTCCCATGAGTAATTTTGCAAAACGAACTCCATCCCATTTTTACCCATAGCATTCCTCATATCATCACTTGCCAGGAGAATGTCCAGGCACGCCTTAAATTCCTCATAGTTTTCATAGTACAGGCCGGCATTGCCTCTGATACATTGACCTTTTAACACGTCACACTTCCCATTTACAAGTACAGGAGTTTTACAGAGCCAGGATTCCAGCAGGACCATGGACAAACTTTCGTACTTTGAGGGCATTACTAACAGTTTTGCCGCTTTGATTCCTTCAAACTTGTCCTGCTCAGAGACAAAACCTAAGGAAAGGATATCAGGGTTTTGAGGGATCTCCATAGTTTGTTTTCCCAGCAATACGAGTTTAACAGAAGATTTCTTTTCCTTATTATATCGAAGAAAATACTCAAATAGTTCATGGCAACCTTTAGACTCGTCTACTCTGCCGACAAAGATAATGAAATTATCCAGGTTATATTTTCGGGCAAACAAAGCTGCAGTAGTTCTATCCGGAATATCTATACCTACACCCACAACATCAGAAGGTATATTAGAAACTCTGAATTTTGAAGTGACAAAATTCTTCTCTTCTTCGGTATTAAAAATAAACCGGCTGGGGGATTTGAAGAGCGAATCAAATATCGACAAATAGATCGGAGGTTCGTCATGTGCCGTAGGAACAAGCAGAGCTTTTTCTTTCACCTGTGGGAGGCCGAAAAAGGTAGTACAGTAAAGATAGGTAAAAAAGATAAAGCAAGTATAATCATCTTTAGCATTTTTTATATAATTTAAAAGATGGGTTGAGTACGGGCCCTGCATTTTCATCCATTTAATTTCATCTTCGTAGGTGTGAGTATCCCCAAAAATTTTCTCCGAGAATTTATTAAATGCCAGTAAATCTCTTTCATAATCAACACGAAATCTCCTGACCCGCACTCCATTTAAGGTTTCGATCCCTGCAGGGTATTCATTCTTCCAGGTTGTGTAATCTACTGCACAGGTAGTTAACACTTCTACCTTAAAGTATTTTGATAAATGTTCAGCAACGAGCCTGCAGTGGAATTCGGCACCTCCGTTAACTTCCAGGCCATATCGCTGGACGACTAAGGCGATTTTCATTCGATCACCTTTTGAATATACTCTTTTAGTAAATTTTCCATAGTCGGTCTTTCAAAATATTTTAGTCTTTCTCTTTGTTTCCGGATGATTTTATTTCTGAAAACTTCATCCTGTACTACAAGATTAATCATTTCTGCAATCTCATCACTTTTAAGTTTGTTAATCAGAATTCCCGAGTTTCCGAGAGTATCCGGGATTGCAGTACAATTATAAGCAAGAATAGGCGTGTCAAAGTACATGCTCTCAACAAGAGGAACACAAAAGGTTTCCCATTCGCTCACGCACAGGAACACATCAGCCAGTTTATAGTAAGAAATTAGATCATCCATTGAGACTTTGCCAGGAATATAAACGTCTTTTAACTTTAGCTTCCGAATGATCTCCTGCAATTGATCAAGATAACTTTCGCAACCTTCATAATTCCCTATCAAAAACAAACGCGATTTTGGATTTATAAGCTTATAATATGAGAAAATTTTGAGAATAAGATGCTGATTCTTTTGAGGAATAATTCTTCCAACAAAAAGAAGATTCACGTAATCATCATCAAATCTCGACAAGATACTTTTATTCGGACTCTTATTGTAAATATTGAGGTCCAGTAAAAGTGGAAAAATCTCAGTATTTTTAAATCCCAGGTTATTCAACTCTAGCTGGGTATATCGAGAATTTGCCAGTGCCAGGTTTGTTATCTCTGGGTATGAATTGAGCTCTTCTCTTCCCCATGCCAGTAAATACTGGATGTAATTATTTATTCCATAAAGATATTTTTCGGGCACAATCCCATGAAACCTTATTATTTTCTTGTCTGGCAACGTTCTTACATAATGAGATACATTGGAGCCTATTGAGAAATGAAATATTAACACGTTGTCTTTTGAAGAGACTTTGTTATATTCAAGATGTCTTTTAGCATCCATTTCGGGGTGGATATTTTCAGCGTATATATTTGAGTTATAACCCCATTTTTTAAGAGTTTTGTTAATCTCAATAACCTCATTGCCTATTGCATCACCAGGACTAAAGGTTGGCAATATTTGATGAATTTCCATATTCAAGCCTCTTCAAGAAACCGTACATATTTTTCAACAATCCGGTCCCAGTTAAAATCCTCATCTACATATTTCTTCCCATTTATAGACGTTTTTCTTCTTAAATGAGGGTTCTGTAAGTAATAATTAATGCATCCTTCAAATTCCTCATAATTCTCAAAATACAATCCATATCTACTTTAATACTTTTGAACTTTCGCTACACTGCCGTTACAGTACATCCTAATGAACCAGAAATGGGATAAGATATAACCACAATTCGAGGATCACTATTGAAAAACTTTCATTTACTGAAGGTTGACAAAGAAGACTTGTAGCAGCAAATGCATCATATTTATCCTGTTTCTGAACAAAACCCATCAAGTATTTCTTTTTTAAACTTTTACGGGATAATGATCTCTCTGCTTCTATCAAGACGAGCTTAAGCTCATTCTGATTCTCGTTCACGTTCATGGAGATGCCAATTGTCGTCTATGAGTGAGAAGCCGCTAAATCTTTAGTTTAGCAGTGTTCACTTTTTCCCGATTATTGCATAATCCTGGGCCCCATATAAGGCTTCGTTTATCATGTCTATGTTCTGGTTAGAGATCTCAATCATTGATTTATTCTGGTCCGTGTCCTCGAGACTCGGAAGCTTTTTCAATTTCATATCAGGAGGTATAGGGGATGAAAATTTCGTTTCGATATCACGGAAACCTGCGGTACTAACCAAAAATTTTAGAGTTTCCGGATGCACAGGTTTTACGTGGGAGAGGTCTACATAAAAGTTCGCGAAAGAGAACAA
Coding sequences within:
- a CDS encoding DUF1699 family protein, with the protein product MGLGSVRIRVVTNRDEISSLEAEEKAVHLAFRPSDRDLFSLVKACPEIELLQLPASSYEGLSKFIKMYLSSSGIHLVKGDVSGHWHDLNNYFVIPAYVLEKINELKVQGRSEEEIICEITHIRKISPDMILHLLHSSFLTSGPERPRMNKV
- a CDS encoding coiled-coil domain-containing protein, producing MEDPVISKIKSQFDKKGNPAKIPLMSGKKFFEARSEMDGVYVDNLKKEPFLPWEIFTEAVNCIKENGGKVKKGNATNSRLGDQNLGLDTLEGYIASKVYGCRIGDLVLKRTVPVASILAWAEICENTRGQIVLLSEEKELHTSESENEMSPAFIVEEDKESSEINTVYTQPDSKPIETRDLEAELKEKSQKIKELDEQVIDREEEIGSLRTEIEAREKLLLEKDSELQALQEKFTEKSEDEKHLESRITEKEDEIEGLTKELREKVENVKILTEKLSAKEREIEKLEESISIKDKDLKTLAEEVITRVEEMKKIEEKLTLKERKISTMETMLTTAEEKVKKLEKQLSAFEGEEKLAIQLREKEEFIKQLKGTLASKEEAFSRVSEENRKYKMQQKLASEGLRQIEEQKASKKWWKRL
- a CDS encoding DUF1699 family protein codes for the protein MKIRVVSSREEIFTLNPNERIVHLAFRPSNKDIFSLVENCPKIEVIQLPKSYRRTVSKSIEMFLEMQRIQLIEGDVWGHRKDINEYYRIPSSIIEEIRELKTEGKSTEAIEEKVSRESKLNPEMVAYILRKDVTA
- a CDS encoding glycosyltransferase family 4 protein, encoding MKIALVVQRYGLEVNGGAEFHCRLVAEHLSKYFKVEVLTTCAVDYTTWKNEYPAGIETLNGVRVRRFRVDYERDLLAFNKFSEKIFGDTHTYEDEIKWMKMQGPYSTHLLNYIKNAKDDYTCFIFFTYLYCTTFFGLPQVKEKALLVPTAHDEPPIYLSIFDSLFKSPSRFIFNTEEEKNFVTSKFRVSNIPSDVVGVGIDIPDRTTAALFARKYNLDNFIIFVGRVDESKGCHELFEYFLRYNKEKKSSVKLVLLGKQTMEIPQNPDILSLGFVSEQDKFEGIKAAKLLVMPSKYESLSMVLLESWLCKTPVLVNGKCDVLKGQCIRGNAGLYYENYEEFKACLDILLASDDMRNAMGKNGMEFVLQNYSWENIENEYISILQKIDDEN
- a CDS encoding glycosyltransferase; amino-acid sequence: MEIHQILPTFSPGDAIGNEVIEINKTLKKWGYNSNIYAENIHPEMDAKRHLEYNKVSSKDNVLIFHFSIGSNVSHYVRTLPDKKIIRFHGIVPEKYLYGINNYIQYLLAWGREELNSYPEITNLALANSRYTQLELNNLGFKNTEIFPLLLDLNIYNKSPNKSILSRFDDDYVNLLFVGRIIPQKNQHLILKIFSYYKLINPKSRLFLIGNYEGCESYLDQLQEIIRKLKLKDVYIPGKVSMDDLISYYKLADVFLCVSEWETFCVPLVESMYFDTPILAYNCTAIPDTLGNSGILINKLKSDEIAEMINLVVQDEVFRNKIIRKQRERLKYFERPTMENLLKEYIQKVIE